The Xiphophorus hellerii strain 12219 chromosome 7, Xiphophorus_hellerii-4.1, whole genome shotgun sequence nucleotide sequence AGAGTGAAAGCCTAATGAGGAGTCAAATGTAATCCTACATGTTCTTACATTGTATTTGATTACTGGGCAAAAATAAGCAACTGACTAATTGATTTTAGAATGCAGGTGAATAGAACCTATTATAAAAATCTCTGTCCTATTTGTGTTAAAAACCCGAAAATCGGTGGAGTTAGTAACTGCTtttccattaagtaagaaattaaattaaaatctcacGTGATTAAGCTTGTTcacacaataaataatttaaaatcatggcagcaaTGGATGTCAACATTTAGATTAAATATAATCATAATTGAGCCATGGCGTTAGCGCTCATCACCTATCAGCCATTAGAGAAGACATTGGAGCAATAAGCCTTGGCAGTGGCTATGTATGCGGTGTTTTGGCAAAACTGTAGTCGCCGATTATACAGAGGAGCTATGGATTTAATATGTTGGAACCAATAGTTCAACTTTtaatgaactgtgtgatgctgatAGAGCTCTGATGGAACCAGCTGCACATTAtccaaaaaaaaccctaaatcAAACCATCATCTTCCTACCACTTCCTTCTTTATCGTTTCCagctgttgatcacatgactcgtgtgatgcgaacaaagtatttccattgcagttttgtggatTACACCTAttttgatatggctgaaaaaccacctcatcccagCAAAGAAACTTATTattgaaaaagcttttttttgttgttgtttccattagataaacttattttcataatttcaatttgcacaatcTTATGGTAAATGGAAATGCACCTAGTCACTCATCTGATATGAACACTGGATAACATGTTTACTCTAGCAGTAAATTAATATTATGTAATTAGTTCACCATTCTTTGGTgtaattatttgttgtttgcacACTTTTCCCTtggttttcaattaaataaaaatttcacttaaagatttaaaatatatattatggTCAAAGTTAAGTTTGGTGCCCATAGGCAACAGCTTTGCAATGTATTAAAAGTAGAATCTAATTAATAGAGTTAGTCGATTCAGACTAGTTATTGTGATTAGacacaataataatagtaataatattgcttttattattattgctattatatgaatattaaaaacagaacatttcataTTCATAATATTCTTTCGACGTGTaatgtagaaagaaagaaaaagttgcaACAGCACCTTATATCAGTTTACTTTGGTTTAGTCCAAATCCACAAGCTATGGAAAGGAAGAGCCAGAGTGATGGTGGAAAAGATGTAATCGATTCATGTCTGCAAAAAGACAGACAGTGACACggttatccttttttttttcaagctgcATCGCTATCTCCCCCCTGCAGGCATTTCTTATTTCAGGTCTGGCAGATTATATGAAGAGCTGATGCAACTTGGCGTTGGCAGggcgtttttttcttcttcttcttttgttttaggtttGTTTTCTGCATGAATAACCAAGATGCGTTGTTTCAGACGCAGGAAGCACGCCTCAGACTTTAAATCATTGATATCTTTGGTGGACTTCTTGCTGGTAGGTAGGTCAACATCTTTTGGGGTGGTTGAGGAATGGGTGACGGTGGAGGTGTGAATTTAGATGGGGGTGCATCTCTGTATGATGCTCCACTGAGTTGATTTTTTGTGCATGAAATGACTTGACATCCTCTCGACCACCGAGTGAGAGGCAGCGTGTTTGTGCGCGTCcggggagaggaagagagaaaaagagagagaaacggggaaagggagagagacagggaaagaaagagagagagagcaggaacTTAGTTACCAAGCATCGCTGCCGTGTCTCCTCCGGCACAGCGAGCTGAAAGAGAAGCATTTGGCAGTTATGGTTGATCAGCGTTTCTTTCATCCTCTCCTGTGCATTAGTGACGACGGCTGCGTCTACATCCCTATTTCTGTTTCGCTTCGAaggattaaaaataacaaagatgCGCTGAAGCACCCAGGAAAGACCCTACATCTTCTTCAATGTGCATGAGGTATGTATTTCCAGCTGGAGTTGGAGAGAAAATTATGCTAAATGTCTGTATTGGATGTAAGATGCTAAATGTCTGTTAATCTGCTGTAATTAAGGTATATGGTTCAATTGAAAGCTTGTGTTTTGCGTTTaattgctttttcacatttcagcaagCAAATGCAATATGGCTTCTCtacacagacatttgttttgttcttagtTGCTCTGACCtcgctttgcttttttttctttcctttgcaCTGCTTGAAGAAGTTCCTTTCAATTCAGAGTAAAGTTTCTTGATTGTATGAGCAAATCTTGACTCGTGAGCTTTCTGATGTGATGTGAGAGTTGCTGTCAGATTCGCATTacgatgtgtttttgttttgtttttttattctagaTGACACTGAGGATACCTTAGCAGGACTGCAAGTTTGGCCATTATTTGCAGGAAAATGCAGCTTTGGATTCCATATGTTTTGCTCGGTGCAACATCAGTGTGCACCGTTGAAATGTCTGGCCATTATGGGGAAATCTGTCAAGAACTATGCGCCTGTGAGGAAAGAGAAGGGATGCTTACAGTGAGCTGTGAAAGCCGAGGAATTGCAAGACTCTCTGACATAAGCCCAGTGCTCTTCTCCCAGTATCAATTGCTTCTTACTGGGAATCTTTTGACAAAGCTTTCTACCAATGATTTTGCTGAGTACAAAGgacttaaaatattaaatcttgGAAATAATGAAATATCAGAAGTAAAAGCTGGAGCTTTTAATGGACTGCAGGGATTAAAACGATTACATCTCAATAATAACAAAATTGATGCCTTGAAGGAAGAGTTTTTCTATGGCCTTGAAAGTCTGAAGTATTTACAGATTGATTATAATTACATCAGTCATGTGGAGCAAAATGCCTTCAGCAGACTTCGACATCTGGAGGTCTTGATTCTGAATGACAATTTAATATCTAGTCTGCCTGTAAACCTTTTTCAGTTTGTACCTTTGACTCATTTAGACCTCCGAGGGAATCAGCTCAAAGTGCTTCCCTACATTGGTCTGCTGGAGCACATGAACAGTGTTGTGGAGTTACAACTGGAGGAGAATCCGTGGAACTGCTCCTGTGAGTTGATTGCTCTGAAGACCTGGCTGGAAAGCATTTCGTACACAGCCTTGGTTGGGGACGTGGTTTGTGAGTTCCCATTTCGGCTTCATGGAAGAGACCTTGATGAGGTTTCAAAGCAAGAGCTGTGTCCAAGGAGAGCCATTGCTGAGTATGAGATGCCACCTCCCCCTCATTTGGGCATTGACGCATACTACAGGACCACTCCAGCTGTTGGCGCCTCCTTCACCGCATCTGGCATCGCCAGATCTTCATCAAGACCGACCAAGGGACCTCGTCAGTCAgccaaattaaaatcaaaacccACCGCCCGTGTCCCATCCAATAAGCCACAGAATTATGGTCAAATTGTGTCATATCAGACCAAATCTCCAGTGCCTTTAGATTGCCCAACTGCCTGCACCTGCAATCTCCAGATTTCAGACCTTGGGCTGAATGTGAACTGCCAGGAGAGAAAGATTGAACAGATCTCTGACCTGAATCCTAAACCATACAACCCCAAAAAGATGTATCTTACAGGGAACTACATCCCTGTGGTGCATTGCTCAGATTTTATTGAGGCAACTGGCTTAGATTTACTTCATCTTGGTAACAATAGGATAGCTCGGGTAGATGATAGAGCTTTTGGCGATTTGACAAATCTGCGAAGACTGTACCTTAATGGGAATTTGATTGACCATCTTAGATCCAGTATGTTTTATGGACTAGAGAGCCTACAGTTCTTATATTTAGAGTACAATATCATTAAAGAAGTAACCGCGGACACTTTTCAACATGTCCCAAAacttcagcttctttttttaaacaataatctCTTGAAAACTTTGCCTGAGGGTACTTTTAATGGCTTGACATTAGCTAGACTAAATCTTCGTAACAACCACTTGCGGTATCTTCCTGTCAGGGGTGTACTTGATCAATTAAGAGCCCTTGTTCAAGTCGATTTATATGAGAATCCCTGGGATTGCTCTTGCAATATACTAGACCTGAAGATGTGGCTGGAGCTGCTCAGCATGGGCACAGTTGTAAACAATGTCATCTGTGGCTCCCCCAAGAAGCTGGCTGGGGAAGATATGAGATACATTAAGACAACTAATTTCTGCCCTAATAACTCTGATATACTTGCTTCTATGATTCCGCCCTCCGAGGAATCCTTTCCGGGAAGCACTATCACTATAGAAACATCTTTAGACTCCGACACTCAGCTCCACACTATTCCTTTATCTGTAATGATTCTTGCCCTTCTCCTCTTATTtattgtgtctgtgtttgtggcTGCAGGACTGTTTGTGGCTACAAAAAAGAAACGGCAGAAGAGTCAAAGTGAGCAGAATGAATCGATGAATGCTTGCATTAGCTCTCTCAACATGGAGTATGGCCTTTACAAAAAGGCATCTATTCCCAAAGTAAGAACATCAGCTGGGCATGTATATGAGTATATCCCACCTCCTACTGAAGCCACATGCAGAACTGCTGCACAAACCCCCATGGACAACAAATCAGTGGATGGATTTAGAGACTTTGACGAGTTAAGCAGCGCCTTTCTGGGTAACCTAGATGAAGAGGCAGCCAGTAATGTGATAAGCTCGGAGTACAGCGCCACCACTCCAGAGCCTCTTAACAAGCCATCCACCCCTTACCGAGACGATCCATGCTACTATAGAGATGTACTCGAACCTGACAAGAACAGATGCCACAGCAATACTTTACCTTGCAGACATGGTGTACACTCATCAAATCAGTATACCTCAGACTTTGATGCAAGGCATCAATATGTGCAACCAGAGAGAATACAACAGACAATATTGTATTGTACAACACCGAGTTCCGTTTATGTGGAACCCAACAGGAGCGAGTACTGGGAACTGAAAGCAAAGCTTCATCTTGATCCAGATTACCTCGAGGTTCTGGAAAAACGAACTACATTCACACAGTTTTAAAACACCTGTCCTCTCAATGATCAGTGTGGATGCATTTGTGTGGTATcctacttgaaataaaaaaggacaatttTCTCAACTCAGCAAACTGCAGTGTAAGACATTAAATGCTTTTCTGGGAATTATGCTTTACAGAGCGAGAGATACAAGAGGGCAATTATTCATTTTGAAGCGTCACTTAACACTTCAGTCCAGtgtggtttgcagttgtgtttGAGTGTGCAAATATGAACATAAAACTCAAATTCAGGGCTCTTATGACTCACCCTTTCACTGAATTCACCCTGAAGAGAATCACTGACAACAATTTGAGCCTGAGCTTTAACTCTGAAATTGGCTGCATTTTATGAGTATTAATGAGCTATGAAGACGATATATTCTTCACCTCTAAATAAGCTCATGTTATTGGACAGAGATACGCATATGGCAGCCTGTTCTGCcaattttcttacttttttgtgtgaaactCAAGCATTAAAGttcaagtaaatttttattgatttatataCAATAAAATTGTAGAACAGTTATatgaaatacattaatattCTTCATTTTTACTACAAACATAAATTATGGATGCAGTGAATGTCTCCACTCCAGCAGATAAGTGGGAGAAATGTAATGATTGTCTGTACCCTGACAATATTACACTAGCCTCGTTTGTATACTTAGACCCCTCTGGTGACAACATCTCATTTCCCAACcagcaaatgttttagattaaGTCAATACTTGTTGCACTTGTGATTAGTAACCAAAAATTTGTATCAGTTCGgatgtctttatttctgttttccacACTCCAAATTTGTACAAATGTAGTTTCTACAACTTTATTACACATAAATGTAcatccattttaaaatttccttaaGTCAACACCAAAGCAATCCAAGAAcgaaaagcataaaaacataaatatgcaacaaaaaccctgttaaatgtttgatttatacTACCTGTATTTCTTGTGCATCTgtgcagctgtgtttccataaCACCACATTTAATGCTTAGTGTAAATTAAAAGTCGAATCTGCTCAGTGTGACTAAGCATGAACTACAGCTGTTGACCCACAACAAGACCCCTTGTCAGTGTCAGGTTTGGCTTAATTTGGATGATGAAATTATATACGTTAGCTCAACCTCATCAAAGAAAGGACACCAGTGTTTACTGTAATTACCGTAATAGAAAAAGTGGGTGAGTAAATTAATTTGAGTAAATTATCCGGACCAACAGTTGAGTCTTTTTCAGAGTTAGAAAGAGCTGCAAAGAGATTTATTTACACACTAGGTTGGAATGTGtataggaaaaagaaaatgagaatcttaaaataataattttgcaaCAGACTTGGTAGTCCTGAATAGAAATATTCACCTGAGCCTGACTCTCCATCAAAGTAGAACTCAAGCATAGTATTTTCTCTGTAGCATTTAACTGCCAGACCTGGGAAATAAATTCAGCAGTAGCTCATTATGACATGAAACTTTCACATTATAGCGAGATGTAAAACtcgttaaaatgtgaaaatgttctaaTTTTAACGATATACTGcttttgaatttatttccaagttCTGACAGTTTAAGGCTTCTCTAAGTTTGTCCTCAATGTTTATTGTTCAGGACCTGCGCTGTACATACAAGTAGAGGGACAACTTTTAATAAAGACTTAACTTGTTAACTTGCAAAAAGATAAagcaaaactcaaaaaaaatcaagaggtTGTCAAATGTGGTGAAATGAAGTTACAAAGTGGTGTATTTCAAATCAAAGTCATTAATTTTGCATGTTAATGTTGAGAATTATGAAAATTCACCTGCTTAGgagatattaaaaaaagatcaagtaAGTAATCAagtcagtattttttatttatataaaagtcATCTCAGTTGTTGATTTTACTGTTGCTCGCAAATACTTTCGAATTTGAAATGTCAGGGAACAGCAGAAAGACATGTTGTGTGCATAATGCCAGTTTTCAACCCATGGCACTGGGTTGAAAACTGGTTGAAACAAATTTGCATTTGCACGTTCATGTATAGAGCTGCACAGTGACCCAGTTGTCCATggtgttgccttgcagcaagaaattCCTCGGTTTAAATCTCGGTCAGGACCTTACTGTGTGCTTTTTGCATCTTCTCCCTGTGCAGGTGAAGATATTCTCTTgcaaacaccaaaaatatttgaatggAATGAATTGGACAGTTTAAATTGCCCATCAATGTGCATGTGTattcatggttgtttgtcctgagTGATTCTCTGCTAGATTGGTGATCTGGCCTGGTTGCACCCTGCCTCCTGAAAACCTGACACTGGTAGGCAGTTTGGAGTTGGGTCCGTTTCATGCTTTGTCTCAATATTCCTTTTATTTAGAGAACATTTATTGGCCTCAGGCATATGTGAGCATCTGTTAAAcaactatttttatattataaaaaaaacaaactcctttttatatatattttatttccttttctttagtAATAGAAGATGAGAAAATGCACTATTGACTACTGATCAATGATGATGTCACTTTTGTAAATTCACAATAGAGAAACATGCATATAGCCACTGATTTGGTCTGATAAATGCAGACAGAAGGGTTACATTATGTTACAAATTATTTACTATGCATAGATATAGATGACACTCGGACAATCTGTTCATTTCTCAGTTGTCACCGAACCTTTATGACTATGATGCCATCTCTTCAAATGTGGCACCTTTACTTCAGTCATTTACGTCTTTATGGTGAGGGATATTATAGCCCACGTAACAACTAAGCGCTGTTTGATagaaaatcataataaatgaCTGGTTAATCGGATAAAGTTATTTCTATGCATAAGACTTTCTTCAAAGGAACTAAGCACATCATCCAGTCTTAATCTAGTCTAATCAGGTCCTGGGGTAATAGAGTAAGCCAAGAAATATGACTTTCCCTGAGAGTTAAATACACAGTTATTTCTCAAATGCACTGAACTTGTCACCAtggctcagccaatcagaagacATGCTGTTTCTACACTGTGTCTGCATGACAGCGAGTTTTTTATTGCAGCATGATGCTAAGCAAGGAGGATGCCTTGATTTGTTGCCTTTCTTGTATCAACTTTGTCAtggatttactttttttatgaTTAGAGCAAGTGTGCTAAAATATTCACAGCTGATGCATGATATGTACCTGCACAgctatattttttgtttgtttgttttgtttttttattagtattcTGCTATAAAATGAAAGTGgtgaaaacaatacaaaatgcaatgtttatttGATTGTATCAGGTCTGAAGTTTGTTCAATTTGTGGTGTGTAATAACCTTTTTAGttcaaagcagcaaaaaaaaaaaaaaaatcgagtTCAGGTAGTGTTGAGAGAAAGTCTCTTAAATTATATTAGGGATGTCCTGAGCTGATCCCAGGCCTACTGTCTCAGCAGTGCAGTCATTTGTTGCAAACTTGGGGTTTATAGCTTGACAAATAGTACAGCGCTTTATTGACCTGAAAAATCTTGATTTTCGAGTAGCCATGTAAAGCAGTCATCATATTCTTTCCTTGCCAGGTATGGTGGTGTATTGCAAAACCTATGTAATTCAggcaaaaatataacaaaattaaGTGGATTTTTTGGAGCATCAAATCCTTACACAACctgaaaacatttgtgttgcttttgatCCAGTCTAATGTTGAGTGTGTTTTACAATTAAAGCTGTAGAATTCGCAATGTCCAGCTGCATCAGGACAAGGTACATTAGTTTTAATTCGATATATGTGTGTATAGATGGCATGTGAGAGCAATGGCATTTCCGTCCacactgtttttattattaaaattacatttctttctctATCTCTCTGGATAGCATGTAACATCACCAATACTAGTtgacatgaaagaaaaatttcAACTTGCCGATAGGGTAAAATTCCTGaaaatcttcatttttctgAGATATGTGGTGAATGCTAGTTTGCAACTTTTACTTCTTGTTCTTTACCGCTATGCGTAATGTCAACATTTGACAAATTAAACTTTGCATAGCCTGGTTGGTTTTCTCCAAACGTGCAGATGGAAACATGCCTATTTCGcattctctttctttctttctttttttttacttttttgtgacATCTCAAAGGTTTGCTCAAAATTCGCATGATAGTTTGTTGGAAACATAGCTTGTGTCATGTGACCTAGTCTGTGCAGTGCTCAAATATAATTATCTTAATGGTaaacagcagctgaaacagTTGTCATTAAATTTGAGACATTCAAAGCAAAGTTATTAGTTTATGAAGCAGGATAATTACTTTCTCTGACAGCTGCCTGTGCCCACTGTTGGGTAGAATTActatgaaacatatttttagccAAATCACATATTAAAGCAGAGTAAACATGCTAATATTAGCCTGGCACTTTTGTAAACTTCTCAGCATTATAGTTTATTTAGCAAGAAGAATATATGAGTTTTTTTAAGACTATAGTTGAATGTGCAGAGCCAAATATATcattataaacagaaaaaaataaatgatgctTTATGAATGACAGAAAGTTTGGACATCCCTAATTCTTGCTTATATTTGGGTTAATCTTATTTTCTACAATgcaacagtgtaataaaatgtgtttactgTATATACCAGaaatttgtaaagttttttttttattcactacGTGGTTATTACTGACAATATGCAACTGTTTTTTGGTCCCTATTAAGACTATAAATACTACTAATCTAAACATGCTAGAATTAAATGTGACTGTTGTGTGAAtatttgcaaatgtttaaattacGAAGAGGAAACTGGGTCAGTCTCTGGTTCTTATTCCAACTTCTCTTGTTTGCCtgtgtttgctttgtttgattttcatacaAAACAGTGATTTTTCTGTGTCAGCCTCTGTAAATAGAACACATCATCAGCATTTTCATTGCAAACTTGCTTTGTCTttgaaggcaaaaaaaaaaaaacaactcatgtctctttatttggaaaaacaaagtgCAACTAGGAATTTGTGGGATTAAAATATCTACAGTGTGCCATTTTATTTAGTAGTTCGCTAATGAATAAAAGATATGCATTCATTTGAGTTGCTGTTGTCTTCCTTAGCTCTGCAAACCATGTTGTGTG carries:
- the slitrk5b gene encoding SLIT and NTRK-like protein 5; protein product: MQLWIPYVLLGATSVCTVEMSGHYGEICQELCACEEREGMLTVSCESRGIARLSDISPVLFSQYQLLLTGNLLTKLSTNDFAEYKGLKILNLGNNEISEVKAGAFNGLQGLKRLHLNNNKIDALKEEFFYGLESLKYLQIDYNYISHVEQNAFSRLRHLEVLILNDNLISSLPVNLFQFVPLTHLDLRGNQLKVLPYIGLLEHMNSVVELQLEENPWNCSCELIALKTWLESISYTALVGDVVCEFPFRLHGRDLDEVSKQELCPRRAIAEYEMPPPPHLGIDAYYRTTPAVGASFTASGIARSSSRPTKGPRQSAKLKSKPTARVPSNKPQNYGQIVSYQTKSPVPLDCPTACTCNLQISDLGLNVNCQERKIEQISDLNPKPYNPKKMYLTGNYIPVVHCSDFIEATGLDLLHLGNNRIARVDDRAFGDLTNLRRLYLNGNLIDHLRSSMFYGLESLQFLYLEYNIIKEVTADTFQHVPKLQLLFLNNNLLKTLPEGTFNGLTLARLNLRNNHLRYLPVRGVLDQLRALVQVDLYENPWDCSCNILDLKMWLELLSMGTVVNNVICGSPKKLAGEDMRYIKTTNFCPNNSDILASMIPPSEESFPGSTITIETSLDSDTQLHTIPLSVMILALLLLFIVSVFVAAGLFVATKKKRQKSQSEQNESMNACISSLNMEYGLYKKASIPKVRTSAGHVYEYIPPPTEATCRTAAQTPMDNKSVDGFRDFDELSSAFLGNLDEEAASNVISSEYSATTPEPLNKPSTPYRDDPCYYRDVLEPDKNRCHSNTLPCRHGVHSSNQYTSDFDARHQYVQPERIQQTILYCTTPSSVYVEPNRSEYWELKAKLHLDPDYLEVLEKRTTFTQF